One window of Bifidobacterium pseudocatenulatum DSM 20438 = JCM 1200 = LMG 10505 genomic DNA carries:
- a CDS encoding polyphosphate polymerase domain-containing protein, whose product MCSDGGNRGTSLLQRIKHRVGEELSVPPRTAKERFRHELKYLISYAQKADLNVRMAPLLGLDKHAKNGGYMIRSLYFDDYWNTAYQEKVDGVLLRRKYRIRIYDYSDRVIKLERKRKSDSWIYKEDAPLTHEQFDRILAGDYEFLRDSEYQLCREFYVECMCNVMRPRVIVDYEREPWILDAGTVRVTFDMNVRAAVGGFDVFDSTLPVLPVLEPGKLVMEVKFTEFLPQVVRDLLPGKAQELTSASKYVLCYDKASYLRGFGYWQEGWSVPSL is encoded by the coding sequence ATGTGCAGTGATGGTGGCAATCGCGGAACGTCGCTGCTGCAACGTATCAAACATCGCGTCGGCGAGGAATTATCCGTTCCACCGCGCACAGCCAAGGAACGGTTCCGTCATGAGCTCAAATATCTGATCTCATACGCGCAAAAAGCCGACTTGAACGTGCGTATGGCGCCGCTGCTTGGCCTCGACAAGCATGCGAAAAACGGCGGCTATATGATTCGCAGCCTGTATTTCGACGATTATTGGAACACCGCATATCAGGAAAAAGTCGACGGTGTGCTGCTGCGTAGGAAATACCGTATTCGCATCTACGATTACAGCGATCGTGTGATCAAACTGGAACGCAAACGCAAAAGCGACAGTTGGATCTACAAGGAGGATGCACCGCTCACGCACGAGCAGTTCGACCGTATTCTTGCCGGCGATTATGAATTTCTGCGTGACAGCGAGTATCAGTTGTGCCGCGAGTTTTATGTGGAATGCATGTGCAATGTGATGCGCCCTCGCGTGATCGTCGATTATGAGCGCGAACCGTGGATTCTTGACGCCGGTACCGTGCGCGTCACCTTCGATATGAACGTGCGTGCGGCGGTTGGAGGATTCGATGTTTTCGACTCCACACTGCCGGTACTGCCCGTGCTTGAGCCGGGAAAACTGGTGATGGAGGTCAAATTCACCGAATTCCTGCCGCAAGTGGTGCGTGATCTGCTGCCCGGCAAGGCGCAGGAGTTGACATCGGCTTCGAAATACGTGCTCTGTTATGACAAAGCCTCGTATTTGCGGGGATTCGGCTACTGGCAGGAAGGTTGGAGCGTGCCGAGCCTGTAA
- the fucO gene encoding lactaldehyde reductase, with product MVYRMIFNQTAYFGRGAIKEIPGVAKSHGFTKAFIVTDPVLLETGTVKKVTDVLDEAGMPYEVFDNVKPNPPVECIQDGVAKFAASGADFLIGLGGGSPQDTCKGIGIITANPEFADVLSLEGVADTKNPSVPIFGVPTTAGTASETTINYVVTDTANKRKFVAVDPHDIPIVAFVDPDLTDSMPRGLKVATGLDALTHAIEGYITPGAWSLSDCLSMQTIRMIAKNLAKSADGDVPAGEQMAYASYITGMAYSNVGLGLVHGMAHPLGGRLGVAHGVANGILLAPVMEYNKDFTGEKYRDIADAFGVEDAYTGDLETVREEAVQAVHKLTVDLKNPTTISEVGATEADLEALAHDAFNDVCTPGNPRQATEEDILAIYKSLM from the coding sequence ATGGTCTATCGCATGATTTTCAACCAGACTGCATACTTCGGTCGCGGCGCCATCAAGGAGATCCCGGGCGTTGCCAAGTCCCATGGCTTCACCAAGGCGTTCATCGTCACCGATCCGGTACTGCTGGAAACCGGCACCGTCAAGAAGGTCACCGATGTGCTTGATGAGGCAGGCATGCCGTACGAGGTCTTCGACAATGTCAAGCCGAACCCGCCGGTCGAATGCATTCAGGATGGCGTTGCCAAGTTCGCCGCATCCGGTGCTGATTTCCTGATCGGTCTGGGCGGCGGCTCCCCGCAAGACACCTGCAAGGGCATCGGCATCATCACCGCCAACCCGGAGTTTGCCGATGTGCTCTCCCTGGAAGGCGTTGCCGACACCAAGAACCCGTCCGTGCCGATCTTCGGCGTGCCGACCACCGCAGGCACCGCTTCGGAAACCACCATCAACTATGTGGTCACCGATACCGCCAACAAGCGTAAGTTCGTGGCCGTCGACCCGCACGACATTCCGATCGTCGCCTTCGTCGATCCTGATCTGACCGACTCCATGCCGCGCGGCCTCAAGGTCGCCACCGGTCTTGACGCCCTGACCCACGCCATTGAAGGCTACATCACTCCGGGCGCCTGGAGCCTGTCCGACTGCCTGAGCATGCAGACCATCCGCATGATTGCCAAGAACCTTGCCAAGAGCGCTGACGGCGACGTTCCTGCAGGCGAGCAGATGGCCTACGCCTCCTACATCACCGGCATGGCCTACTCCAACGTCGGCCTCGGTCTGGTGCATGGCATGGCCCACCCGCTGGGCGGCCGCCTCGGCGTTGCCCACGGCGTTGCCAACGGCATTCTGCTGGCACCGGTCATGGAATACAACAAGGACTTCACCGGCGAGAAGTATCGTGACATCGCCGACGCCTTCGGTGTCGAAGATGCCTACACCGGCGATCTCGAGACGGTTCGCGAAGAAGCCGTCCAGGCCGTGCACAAGCTCACCGTCGACCTGAAGAACCCGACCACCATCTCCGAAGTCGGCGCAACCGAAGCCGATCTGGAAGCACTGGCCCACGACGCCTTCAACGACGTGTGCACCCCGGGCAACCCGCGTCAGGCCACCGAAGAAGACATCCTCGCCATCTACAAGAGCCTGATGTAA
- a CDS encoding AI-2E family transporter, with protein sequence MSDSEQRMNNTQSENGANTSEQRWDLGTLFPAKGDPRKPPEWLGRALLYIAIAIVGFTFCWRSWGKIEYLVIDIIVSLFIALAVEPVVVPLVKHGWKRSFASLFSLLMLAVMLGVLFTLFGNLFVQQMIALVNGLPDLYEQMCQFASQYANFQLPEINNLGNEILKNIQTSWVTDFAGTALNTVSGLFSFLINLMTIIMTTYYISAAGPKLRRAACQWMAPAAQRRFLFVWTVSQSQISSFLFSRAILALLNAFFTGICLMLLHVPYWLPLALFCGVVSQFIPMLGTYIGGALPVLFAWGSCGLWQAVAVLVFICVYQQIENLIFAPKISQRTMDVNDAVAFLAVLAFTSLFGALGAFLALPVVASVQTIFRTYTKRYELVDSPLMDDPVPEKKSKLVEGAEVLSEHLHNMPRAVQGSSAHVPIPDEVRQLQEQAYNITRSEESLESDETVAIPKHVLDKTERKPLQGLESENTSQESNENPESGNERKNGESREAEGSTKNADDNPRSRWR encoded by the coding sequence ATGAGCGACAGCGAACAGCGAATGAACAATACGCAGAGCGAAAACGGTGCGAACACCAGCGAACAGCGATGGGACCTCGGCACCCTGTTTCCAGCCAAAGGAGATCCCCGAAAACCACCGGAATGGCTGGGACGTGCGCTGCTATACATCGCCATAGCCATTGTGGGGTTTACTTTCTGCTGGCGCAGCTGGGGCAAAATCGAATACCTGGTGATCGACATCATCGTCTCGCTGTTCATCGCGCTCGCGGTGGAGCCGGTGGTGGTGCCGCTGGTCAAGCATGGCTGGAAACGTTCGTTCGCGTCGCTGTTCTCGCTGCTGATGCTGGCCGTGATGCTCGGCGTGCTGTTCACACTGTTCGGCAACCTGTTCGTGCAGCAGATGATCGCCTTGGTGAACGGTCTGCCCGACCTGTATGAGCAGATGTGCCAGTTCGCCAGTCAGTACGCGAATTTCCAGCTTCCTGAGATCAATAATCTCGGCAATGAGATTCTGAAGAACATTCAGACGTCGTGGGTCACTGATTTCGCGGGTACCGCGCTGAATACGGTGTCGGGATTGTTTTCGTTCCTGATTAACCTCATGACGATAATCATGACCACGTATTACATTTCAGCGGCTGGTCCGAAACTGCGTCGTGCCGCATGCCAGTGGATGGCTCCGGCGGCTCAGCGGCGATTCCTGTTCGTATGGACGGTGAGCCAGAGCCAGATCTCGTCGTTCCTGTTCTCCCGCGCCATTCTCGCGTTGCTGAACGCGTTCTTCACAGGAATCTGTCTGATGCTGCTGCACGTGCCCTATTGGCTACCGTTGGCGCTGTTCTGCGGTGTGGTTTCGCAGTTCATTCCTATGTTGGGTACGTATATCGGCGGCGCGTTGCCAGTGCTGTTCGCATGGGGTAGCTGCGGATTGTGGCAGGCCGTGGCGGTGCTGGTGTTTATCTGCGTGTATCAGCAGATCGAGAATCTGATTTTCGCGCCGAAGATCTCCCAGCGCACCATGGATGTGAACGATGCCGTGGCGTTCCTCGCGGTGCTGGCGTTCACCTCGCTGTTCGGCGCGTTGGGCGCGTTCCTCGCATTGCCGGTGGTCGCATCCGTGCAGACGATCTTCCGCACCTATACAAAGCGGTACGAGCTGGTCGATTCCCCGCTGATGGACGATCCGGTGCCTGAAAAGAAGTCGAAGCTGGTGGAAGGTGCCGAAGTACTCAGCGAGCATCTGCACAATATGCCTCGCGCGGTGCAGGGATCCAGTGCGCATGTGCCTATTCCCGACGAAGTGCGGCAGTTGCAGGAGCAGGCGTACAATATCACCCGTTCCGAGGAATCGCTGGAATCGGACGAAACCGTCGCCATCCCGAAGCACGTGTTGGACAAAACGGAACGCAAGCCATTGCAGGGTCTTGAGAGTGAAAACACATCTCAGGAATCCAACGAAAATCCGGAATCCGGCAATGAACGGAAGAACGGCGAGTCGCGGGAAGCTGAAGGAAGTACGAAAAACGCGGATGACAATCCAAGAAGTAGGTGGCGTTAA
- a CDS encoding DUF4956 domain-containing protein, whose translation MSVNDMIKKSVLKSFGQYNVPKMALALLVALIVGIVIYCVYRRFYTGVVYSRSFAVTLVGMCVLTCMVTLAISTNIVISLGMVGALSIVRYRTAVKDPMDLLYLFWAITSGIAAGAGMYVLVIVAGLVMIGMLALFYSRQDKGRVYIAVIHYVGDVVGDEITRAFGRTKFFVKSKTMRGERTEMAVEVFCDDKDMTFAERVRAIEGVEDVTLIQYNGEYHG comes from the coding sequence ATGAGTGTCAATGACATGATCAAAAAGTCGGTGCTGAAATCCTTCGGCCAATACAATGTGCCCAAAATGGCGCTGGCGTTGCTGGTGGCGTTGATCGTCGGCATCGTCATTTACTGCGTGTACCGCCGTTTCTACACGGGTGTGGTGTATTCGCGCAGTTTTGCCGTTACGTTGGTGGGCATGTGCGTGCTCACCTGCATGGTCACGCTGGCCATCAGTACGAATATTGTGATTTCGCTTGGTATGGTCGGTGCATTATCGATTGTGCGCTACCGTACCGCGGTCAAGGATCCGATGGATCTGTTGTATTTGTTCTGGGCGATCACGTCTGGTATTGCGGCGGGCGCCGGCATGTATGTGCTGGTGATTGTTGCCGGATTGGTGATGATCGGCATGTTGGCGCTGTTCTACTCGCGTCAAGACAAGGGGCGCGTGTACATTGCGGTGATCCACTATGTGGGCGATGTAGTGGGAGATGAGATCACGCGCGCGTTCGGACGCACCAAATTCTTCGTCAAATCCAAAACCATGCGTGGCGAACGCACGGAAATGGCGGTTGAAGTATTCTGTGATGATAAGGACATGACGTTCGCGGAACGCGTTCGCGCCATTGAGGGTGTCGAAGACGTGACGCTGATACAGTACAACGGTGAGTATCATGGGTAA
- a CDS encoding CotH kinase family protein: MTWWNRRNTKAITMLVKQIAALTAMLTVLSCAGCATSSPNDNEQSQSSDSSQTHEQVKKSAEQSIDGAHLRDNESLYKVYDDSGVETMYLTVSRGNSSEGTDHSWSEINQYSVDDYAAMGVDRYKVNGLLQVGDEQGPVSGELGFGESAPNATVQIRGQSSSKNEQKNYKIELKSGKGKWRGQRTIALNKHMGEGLRFRNKMAYDLIKGIDQMMGLRTQFVHLYVKDETSGSDSFDDYGLYTQVEQLNKTALQVHGLDKNGQLYKVNYFEFYRDEDVIKLADDPDYDQAKFEEKLEIKGDNDHTKLIAMLNDLNDYSVPMGEILGKYFDTENLAYWMAFQLLTGNIDTQSRNMYLYSPTNSDTFYLLDWDNDGMLMRKEYEIRQRSEGQSWENGVSNYWGNILFRRCLQTKSFRTALGKAVKDEYKYMSADRINSMVRRYRSIVEPYVRKMPDCMHEPLTSSQYDTVANQLHSEIEQNYQTYRTGFNKPMPFYIGKPTPTNGKLKLSWDVSYDFNDEDLRYSVTVAKDYEGKDVVFTQSDLVLPEAVMDMPGEGQYFIKVSVRNASGETQDAFDYYVTDGNKVYGTKCFYVKADGSIVEDANVQ, translated from the coding sequence ATGACATGGTGGAACCGACGCAACACAAAAGCCATTACCATGCTTGTCAAGCAAATAGCGGCATTGACGGCAATGCTGACGGTGCTTTCCTGCGCCGGATGTGCGACTTCGTCACCCAACGATAATGAACAATCGCAATCATCGGATTCGTCACAGACGCATGAGCAAGTCAAGAAAAGCGCTGAACAAAGCATCGACGGCGCACACTTGCGCGACAACGAATCGTTATACAAGGTGTATGACGACAGCGGTGTCGAAACCATGTATTTGACGGTATCGCGCGGTAATTCGTCGGAAGGCACCGACCATAGCTGGAGCGAAATCAACCAGTATTCCGTTGATGACTATGCGGCCATGGGCGTTGACCGCTACAAGGTCAATGGTTTGCTGCAGGTCGGCGACGAACAAGGACCGGTTTCCGGGGAGCTTGGTTTTGGTGAAAGCGCGCCGAACGCCACCGTGCAGATACGTGGCCAGTCATCGAGTAAAAACGAGCAGAAGAACTACAAGATCGAGTTGAAAAGCGGCAAAGGCAAGTGGCGTGGGCAGCGTACCATCGCATTGAACAAGCATATGGGCGAAGGTCTGCGTTTCCGTAACAAAATGGCGTACGATCTCATCAAAGGCATCGACCAGATGATGGGACTGCGCACGCAATTCGTGCACTTGTACGTGAAAGACGAGACCAGCGGATCGGATTCCTTCGACGATTACGGTCTGTACACGCAAGTCGAACAGCTCAACAAAACCGCATTGCAGGTGCACGGACTCGATAAAAACGGACAGCTGTACAAAGTCAATTATTTCGAATTCTATCGAGACGAAGACGTGATCAAACTCGCCGATGATCCTGACTACGATCAAGCGAAATTCGAAGAAAAACTGGAAATCAAAGGCGACAACGACCATACCAAACTGATCGCCATGCTGAACGATCTCAATGATTATTCAGTGCCGATGGGCGAAATCCTCGGCAAATATTTCGATACCGAAAATCTCGCATATTGGATGGCATTCCAATTGCTGACCGGCAATATCGATACGCAAAGCCGCAATATGTACCTGTATAGTCCCACGAATTCGGATACGTTTTACCTGCTCGACTGGGATAACGATGGTATGCTCATGCGCAAGGAATACGAGATCAGGCAACGTTCCGAGGGCCAAAGCTGGGAGAACGGTGTCAGCAACTATTGGGGCAACATACTGTTCCGACGTTGTCTGCAAACCAAGTCGTTCCGAACCGCGCTCGGCAAGGCCGTGAAAGACGAATACAAGTATATGAGCGCCGATCGCATCAATTCCATGGTGCGGCGGTACCGTTCCATCGTTGAACCATACGTGCGGAAGATGCCCGACTGCATGCATGAGCCTCTGACGTCAAGCCAATACGACACGGTGGCAAACCAATTGCATAGCGAAATCGAACAGAACTACCAGACGTACCGAACCGGGTTCAATAAGCCCATGCCGTTCTATATCGGCAAGCCGACTCCTACCAACGGCAAGCTCAAACTCAGCTGGGATGTCTCCTATGATTTCAACGATGAGGATCTGCGCTATAGCGTTACCGTGGCCAAGGATTACGAAGGCAAAGACGTGGTGTTCACACAGAGCGACCTCGTATTGCCGGAAGCCGTGATGGATATGCCTGGTGAAGGCCAGTACTTCATCAAGGTGAGCGTGCGCAATGCATCAGGCGAGACGCAGGACGCGTTTGACTACTACGTCACCGACGGCAACAAGGTCTACGGCACCAAGTGTTTCTATGTGAAAGCCGACGGCAGCATTGTGGAGGATGCCAATGTGCAGTGA
- a CDS encoding glycosyltransferase: protein MLNVSIVIPAWNEEERINDCLLNATRQTVMPHEVIVVDNRSTDSTVAMVEQFIKDHPEAPIRLLHQDEEQGLIPTRDYGLNHATGDILGRFDADCMIRPDWVEVVSGIFTEDPEAMGATGPVMYYDLPSRHFGLRGDNSTRKRIYKADGGQPLLFGSNMAVRASAWREISDEVCRDKADVMHEDIDISLHLLGKDLKTVYCPRMIAGISARRMDTSLTSFNNYMRRFKNTFDAHPQHSRKHKPEILLTALYPVMHLLYPVWQKVLDTADINPAEAAWINEQMELAEQEGREWYDDTPTDEEWSEKHE, encoded by the coding sequence ATGCTGAACGTTTCAATTGTCATCCCCGCTTGGAATGAAGAGGAGCGTATCAACGATTGCCTGTTGAATGCCACTAGGCAGACCGTGATGCCCCATGAAGTGATCGTTGTCGACAATCGTTCCACCGATTCGACGGTGGCCATGGTGGAGCAGTTCATCAAAGACCACCCGGAAGCACCCATCCGTCTGCTGCATCAGGATGAGGAGCAGGGGCTGATTCCGACGCGCGATTATGGTTTGAACCACGCCACCGGCGACATTCTGGGCCGTTTCGACGCCGATTGCATGATTCGCCCGGATTGGGTCGAAGTGGTGTCCGGCATTTTCACTGAGGACCCGGAGGCCATGGGTGCCACTGGTCCGGTGATGTATTACGATCTGCCGAGCCGCCATTTTGGTTTGCGTGGGGATAATTCCACACGCAAGCGTATTTACAAGGCCGATGGCGGCCAGCCGTTGCTGTTTGGCTCGAATATGGCGGTCCGCGCTTCAGCTTGGCGCGAAATTTCTGACGAAGTGTGCCGAGACAAGGCCGATGTGATGCATGAGGATATCGATATTTCGCTGCATCTGCTGGGCAAGGATCTGAAAACCGTGTACTGCCCGCGTATGATCGCCGGCATCAGCGCCCGCCGTATGGACACGTCGCTCACGTCGTTCAACAATTACATGCGTCGTTTCAAGAACACGTTCGACGCGCATCCACAGCATTCGCGCAAGCATAAGCCGGAGATTCTGCTCACCGCGCTATATCCGGTGATGCATCTGCTGTATCCGGTATGGCAGAAGGTGCTTGACACCGCCGATATCAATCCTGCGGAGGCGGCGTGGATCAACGAGCAGATGGAATTGGCCGAGCAGGAAGGCCGCGAATGGTACGATGACACTCCCACCGATGAGGAGTGGAGCGAAAAGCACGAGTAA
- a CDS encoding GGDEF domain-containing protein has protein sequence MGNQFDVAAGARLESTGRAPSNDEIVPRFSLDDINQAFDNNEFCFYLQPKCNAETGAIVGAEALVRWNHPEYGLVSPGEFIPLLERESMVTRFDLFIWRSVCEMLSRWDGEGRNLVPVSVNVSMTDIEAIDVARVLGDLLDRFSIDARLLQVEITESAIAHNMDVVEETIRDLHARGIAVLMDDFGSAYSSLNMLKDINVDAIKLDMKFVDLNADNAAKGLKIIESVIDMAYQLRLSIIAEGAQTAEQVSKLRELGCMYIQGYYFYRPLTVGKMEDLLEHRPDDQHFWNISKDLMHRDYRMSTNGRSMLESSSLSAHIFEILNKGVAELSRLNLITGEYRTIKRDPKLPDVYADDFHDFCHALVSKRIIHPDDAGEFLKHTRLSDLRDQLFSKKKSEFTYFRSEVEAKTSVIAFGMLVPPDCSEANPWAVVLIGFDLSLDLIAKNMKEIYRQDSLTGLLNRNAYDSDVEQLRSADIGAVVCVYADMIGLHEVNNHLGHKQGNRMLCEFADAARAFFGDDRLYRIGGDEFVIISSAHTEAQTRKQLNYMRERLHTQGCEISVGVASSESTSDLPKIVEQAENEMRREKKEYYVRGGSKRQLRGLNKKLEDILVRNQDMESLLRHLNGRYSIACMVNLRTDSQRAIMVPDYFQKMLDAHDGSFKSALHDYCERLVAPFCKDSFSLLMDYDFIHARVESVGVLQYGYTRNDGEKFLLTIFADRRSKDETMWVFSKDDLPQVELELFES, from the coding sequence ATGGGTAATCAATTCGATGTTGCCGCAGGCGCGCGGCTGGAATCCACGGGCAGGGCGCCCAGCAACGACGAAATCGTACCCAGATTCTCTCTTGACGACATCAACCAGGCGTTTGACAACAACGAATTCTGCTTCTACCTGCAACCCAAATGCAATGCTGAAACCGGCGCAATCGTGGGTGCGGAGGCGTTGGTGCGTTGGAATCATCCGGAATATGGCTTGGTGTCTCCCGGCGAATTCATTCCTCTGCTTGAACGTGAGTCAATGGTCACGCGGTTCGATTTGTTCATCTGGCGTTCCGTGTGTGAAATGCTGTCGCGTTGGGATGGGGAGGGGCGCAATCTGGTGCCGGTGTCCGTCAACGTGTCGATGACGGATATCGAGGCGATCGATGTGGCGCGAGTGCTTGGCGACCTGCTCGATCGGTTCAGCATCGATGCTCGCCTGCTGCAGGTGGAGATCACAGAAAGTGCGATCGCACATAACATGGATGTGGTCGAAGAGACCATTCGGGACCTGCATGCGCGAGGCATTGCCGTGCTGATGGACGATTTTGGGTCGGCGTATTCGTCACTCAACATGTTGAAGGACATCAACGTCGATGCCATCAAACTCGACATGAAATTCGTTGACCTGAATGCTGACAATGCGGCGAAAGGTTTGAAAATCATCGAATCCGTGATCGACATGGCCTACCAGCTGAGACTGTCGATCATTGCGGAGGGTGCGCAGACCGCCGAACAGGTGAGCAAGCTGCGTGAGCTGGGATGCATGTACATCCAAGGATATTATTTCTACCGTCCGCTCACTGTGGGAAAGATGGAGGATTTGCTGGAACACCGCCCGGATGACCAGCATTTCTGGAATATCTCCAAAGATCTGATGCATCGCGACTACCGCATGTCGACGAACGGCCGCAGCATGCTCGAATCGTCGTCATTGTCGGCGCATATTTTTGAAATCCTTAACAAGGGCGTTGCGGAACTGTCCCGACTGAATCTCATCACGGGAGAATATCGCACCATCAAACGCGATCCGAAACTTCCGGACGTGTATGCGGATGATTTTCATGATTTCTGCCATGCATTGGTTTCAAAACGGATCATTCATCCAGATGATGCCGGAGAATTCCTGAAACACACGCGATTGTCTGATTTGCGCGACCAACTATTCAGTAAGAAAAAATCGGAATTCACGTATTTTAGAAGCGAGGTCGAGGCGAAAACCAGCGTGATCGCATTCGGTATGCTGGTACCCCCTGATTGCAGCGAGGCCAATCCGTGGGCCGTGGTGCTGATCGGATTCGACCTGTCGCTCGACCTAATCGCCAAGAACATGAAGGAAATCTATCGGCAGGACTCCTTGACGGGATTGCTCAACCGCAATGCATACGACAGCGATGTGGAGCAGCTGCGGAGCGCCGACATCGGGGCGGTGGTGTGCGTGTATGCGGATATGATCGGCCTGCACGAGGTGAACAACCATCTCGGGCATAAGCAGGGCAACCGCATGTTGTGTGAGTTCGCGGACGCGGCGCGCGCGTTCTTCGGCGATGACCGGTTGTATCGCATCGGCGGCGACGAATTCGTGATAATCAGTTCCGCGCATACGGAAGCGCAGACACGCAAGCAGCTGAACTACATGCGTGAGCGCTTGCATACGCAAGGCTGCGAGATATCAGTGGGCGTAGCGTCGAGCGAGTCGACTTCCGATCTGCCGAAAATCGTCGAACAGGCCGAAAACGAGATGCGCCGCGAAAAGAAGGAATACTACGTGCGAGGCGGCAGCAAACGCCAGCTGCGCGGGCTCAACAAAAAACTTGAGGACATTCTGGTGCGTAATCAGGATATGGAATCGTTGCTGCGGCATTTGAACGGACGCTATTCAATCGCATGCATGGTGAATCTGCGTACTGACTCACAGCGTGCGATCATGGTGCCCGACTATTTCCAGAAGATGCTTGACGCGCATGACGGTTCGTTCAAAAGCGCGCTGCATGACTATTGCGAACGATTGGTGGCGCCGTTCTGCAAAGACAGTTTCTCCCTGCTTATGGATTACGACTTCATTCATGCCCGCGTCGAGTCGGTCGGCGTGTTGCAGTACGGGTACACGCGAAACGACGGAGAGAAGTTCCTGCTTACGATTTTCGCCGATCGACGTTCCAAAGACGAGACCATGTGGGTGTTCTCCAAGGATGATCTGCCGCAGGTCGAGCTGGAATTATTCGAGTCATAA